CTCGTGGTGTAAACTCCCCACCTTCAACACTACCGACCTGACTCTCTATTGCATTCACCAAGTAAGTACCATCTGGCAAACTAAAAGTAAGGAAATCCTCCATAGTTGGTTCTTCTCCACAATCAGGTGTATTTTCTGGAGCTGCTCCAATCTCTCCCTCAGCTACCTTATCTTCTGTATCAAAATCTGAAATCAGGATCGTAATTATTCCACCACTCTGACCTGCACTTTCATCTGCATAGAAAGTTAACTCGCCATTTAAACCTGAATTGAAATCAGGATCAGAATCAGAGTCACAGGCAATAAATAAAGCGAAGCAAAACAGTAATAATCCAAGGAGTTTAAATAGATTCTTCATAAAGGTTTACGTTATAGTTATTTGGCTTATTTTAAGAAAAAGGTATAGTTCAAAGTCTATTTTTCACACAGTGAAACCATTAAAATATCACTGCAAAAACAAGACTGAAAACATGTTAAGAACCAAAAAACATGGTTGAAAGATTCCAAAACTTATTCAGTTATAGGTTAGCTGATTCGCTGAAAAAGGCGATTTGCACAGAAAATTAGTACTATCTATAAAAAACACCATGCTAATTGGATAATTCTTTTATTAAAGGACAAAAAAAGTAGTAGATTGGTCAAGAATTTTTCAACTGATTTTATCAGTAAGATGTCCGATACTTTCGCATACTTAACTGTGGGTTTACGGAGTTATTAATATTGGACTGAAACAGAGAATCGAGATGGAACTAAAACCTGAAGAACTGAAAGACAAACAATTCAGAAAACGCATCTTCGGCGGTTTTCAACCTCAAGAGGTGACAGAGGTACTGGACAAGGCTGCCCGTACTATTGAACAAAAAGAAAAGCAAATTTTATCCCTTGAAGCAGAATTAAGAGGGGCTAGGGAGCGTATTCGTCAACTCGAAGCCATGGGCAGTAAGCTTATGGATACCATTAAGGAGACTGAAAACAGCAAAGAACAGCGTATGCTTCAGGCTGACCAAGAAGCACAATTAAAAATCAGAGAGGCAGAGGAAGAAGCCCGCAGAATCATTTCTGAAACTGAAATGAAAGGGAAAAGACTTTTGCAGGAAGCTGACAGGCAATACAGGTCAAAAATGCAAAACCTTCATCAGAAAACGCAGCAAGCCAACGAGCATCTCGATATGCTGAATGAAAGGAGCAATGACATTTACCACCAATGGAAGTCACTGATAGACAGCACCCAAACTGAAATCAGCAAACTAAAGAAGCTACAAAAAGCCCCATTACCTGAAGGTTCGATTGAAAAAAACAACTCATCAACCACAAATTCAGTTGAGGTTTCAGAAGCTTCCAAAGCATAACTTGTACTTCTTTCCGTTATAATTATTGTAACATCTTCTGAACACTACCTGTAGTGGTAGCTTGTTGCGTCTAAAGATTTGCTTGTTAAACGCCAGTCAGGCTAAAACCAATTTTTGTGGCACTACGAACAATCGTAAATATGATAGGGATCAGTCCCAGTCAAAAAAACTTTGATAAGCTAGAACTTCACTTTTGGATTTTCTTAGCCAGCTTTATTCCAAGTATTAACATTTTTATCTCCCTGCCTTCTGTTGAGATCGTCTTCATCAGAATGTTTATAGCCTCTATCCTGTTAGGAGGTATTATTTATTGGAGACGACTTGCCTTTAAGGTTCCTCGAAAAACACTTGTTGAGCTACTTGTTGCAGGAGTTTTCACATCCATATATTGGATATTTTTCGTGATTGCAGCCAAAATAGGTAATGCCTCAGTTGCTTTGGTAGGAGTAGCCACTTCTCCTTTGTGGGTTAGTATACTATCACCGCTATTTGGAGGGTCAAAGCTAAGTTTCAATGAAGTAATGATGGGGCTAAATGCCATTTTTGGCGTTTACATGATCTTCAGCTCCAGTTTTGCTTACAGTGAAGGAATGATTATGGCGATTGCAGCTGCATTCTTTGCTGCACTAGTGACTATTATCGGTAGCAGACATTCATCAAAGTATGATCACAGAGTAGTGACATTCTATCAGATGATTGGAGGCTGGATAGGAACTATAGCTGTATTCCCTATTTTCTTCTACTACATTGACGAAGGTTCACTCACATTAAAAATTCCAACCTCTACTGACTGGCTCCTAATCTTTACGTTGGCTATTATCTTTTCAATTTTTGCCTTTTCTGCCATGATTAAGGTGATGAAAAGCCTATCTCCATTTACAGTCTCCTTGGCTAACAACCTGTCCCCTATTTATGGAGGTGTTGCTGCCTTATTGCTATTTGGGGAGCAAGAAATCATGGACGTTTACTTCTATGCCGGTGCAATGATCATTATCGCATCATTGGTTGCTCCAACCTTGGCTAAAGCATTATTCCAGCAAAAGATACAAAGAAAGAAACCTGAAAAGGTTTATGATTGACATTGACCTAAACAGGTAACAAATAAAAAGCGGGTATTCCATCTAAATGGAATGCCCGCTTTCATTTTATATCAATCTCTTTAGTCAATCAAAGAAACCTACTTGGCATAACTGCTTCTATGAATTAGGTTGAAGGATACACTCAACACTAGAAGAAGTACTACTGAAATAGTTGTGGCAGAAACGATTCCCATTCTAATTAAATCATAAAGTGAATCTTTTCTTCCACTTGCTTCCTCGTTGATTTGTGTAACCAATTCACTAATCTCCTCTGTCAATCTTACAAGGTCAGGTACAAGTCCTTTATTCATTTTATATCCAACCTTCATATCTTCTTCCACTACCTTCAGGAAAATCGAATTGTATCTGCGTAGGTCTTCTTTCAGTTCGAATTTTTCCTCCTCCGGAACCTGAGGATTGGCTTCCAACTTCATTTTAATTTCTCCACTTAACCTTCTCACTTCGTACAGGTAGGAAGTACCTCCTCGGATCATATAATCCTTTTCCTGATTTCTTAACTTCATCAACAGTTCCTTGTCTATATAACGGGAAGCTTCCAGAAGCTTTACTTGTTCATTCATATATCCAAGTAATCCGTAGTCCTTAAACCCTTTATACTTGATTGAACTAATGATCTCCTTGAATGTCTCGTCATAAGTATTGAGAAGAGAATCAAACCTTACAAGTTCTTTGGCATAGTACAGTTTCCAGTTTCCTTTAGCCTGTTGAATCTCATCAGACATTGCACGCACTTTTTTCAGGTGCTGAAACTGTTGATTAAGAATATCACTTTTACCTTTTGCAAAAAACTCCTCATTGGTGGTTTCATAAGCCAAAAACTGCTCTCCATATCTAGCCATGTTCAATGTTAGATTATAGAGCTGATTAATCTTCATAACAGCCTTGTCTGTATCTTCCATTTCACGGAAAGTATTAAAACTGGTAAAAGCCACAAAGAAAGACAGAACTGAATAAATATAGAATCCTGAAAAGATTTTCTCTTTCAGGGTTCTTGGTTTCAATAACTTCTCGATTACCATTGGCTCGTAGTTTACAGCTCTAAAAGCGGCGTCATCTGACAATTTAGTTAGCTGTTTATTCGATAATGTTTTGGTTGATTTTACGGAAAAAGGTCTATCCCGTTTTTGTTCAGCAAATAGCTTTCAATAATAACGATAGAGAGAAAGTTTATTGAACTTTTCTTAGAAAAAATTGACACGATTTTCTGTTATCTATCAAATACATCTAAAAACTCAGGCACAAACACGAAAAAAAAAGAAAAACCACACCCTGATCAGATGTGGTTTTATGCAGACTCAGGCTATTCTAATATTAATGCTGCACAAGAAAAGCATTTCTCTCTCCTTCATTCCTTCCAATCTTGCGGAAGTTATCGCAATATACTTTAGCCTGATCTTTATATTTCAATGAGCCATACACTACACAGTACAATGGTTGACCATCTACATTTTTAACTTTAATATAAGTCTTGTACATATGATAATAACTTTCAAAATCTTTCGCTTTATCCTGTGCTTTACACAAGCTGTTAGAAGAATATACTTGTAAGCCCCAACCATGAGAAATCACTTGGCTGTTCAAGTCAACAAAGTATGATTTATCTGCCTGCAACTGACCTTGTCTTCTTGCACAAGTTCGGTTATCATTAGGACTTACCTTATATACCTGACCACCTGAAGTTCCCAATCTTTTTAATGAATCATACTCATCTTCCATTTCTCCCAATTGGTTATCCAGTGCTGTTTTCTCACCTTCAAGTCTTAACACTTTAGTGTTCAAGGCACTTACTTCGGAAGAAAGGCGCTGATTCTCACTCTCAAGTTCATTCGCTCGCTTCTCAAACTCATTTGCTCTTTCTTCTATTTGCAGTTTTGCCTTTCTCAGATCTTCATTCTCCGATTTCAGTGTTGCATTTTCCTGTTTCAACTTCTTTTTGGATTGAGCATTTGCCTCTGACAGACTTATATGTAGCATGAAACAGCCAATAATAAGCAGCAGGAGTTTCATATTTTTTTTCATGACAGTACAGTTATTTATAATGGTTTTAGTTTTTTGATTATTCTCTCTCCTCAAATACACTGACTTATTGTATGGTATCTCACAACCAGTCTTGTCAGTGAATCTTATTAGTAAGGCAAAATAGATGGAATGTGAATTTTATCCAAATATCATATGACTACCATACAATTTTAGAAATAACGCCTATATGATCTTAAACCAAAGAAATACACACCTAAAAATGCAAAGAGGTTATTATATTTGTAAAATGGAGAGCAAATAGCTTTAATAACCAACTATGCTAAAGAACATTCTGTGCTTAATATGCCTTTTAATCACAATAATATTGACAGGGTCAAACCTGAAGGCACAACAATCAGCACCAAGACTTACATACCGTTACTGGCTTGACTTAACCAATGTAAAAAATGATCGAGTAAATGTCACACTGATTACTCCCTCTGTTGTTTCAGACGAAGTAGTTTTTCAAATGCCAAGTATTGTTCCTGGCACCTACAGTGTTTACAATTTTGGACGATTCATTCATAAGTTTAAAGCATGCAACCAGAATGGCAAACCCCTAGAGGTTGAAAAGACAGATGAAAATTCATGGAAAATACTGAACGCCCAACAGCTCTACAAGATTGAATATCAAGTAGAAGACACATGGGACACCAATCAAAGTGATTTAGTATTTGAACCAGGTGGATCAAACATTGAAGCTGGTAAAAACTTCATTATCAACTCCCATGCTTTTATGGGCTTTCTTGATGGTATGAGAGATTTCCCATTTGAAGTCAATGTTTACCACCCTACAGACCTGTTTGGCTCAACAGCTTTAGTCAGCCGTAACTCGACAGAACAAACTGACCGTTACTTGACTAAGAACTATCAGGTATTGGCTGATTCCCCCATTATGTATACACAGGCTGACACAGCAACTATTACACTTGGCGATACAGACGTACTGATTTCACTCTACTCTCCAAATGATATGCTCAATGCGGAGGTTGTTGCTACGCACCTAAACCAAGTGTTATTCGCCCAGCAACGATACTTGGGAGGTAAACTACCTGTAGACCGGTATGCATTTCTGATTTACCTGTCAGACAAGCCATCACTTTCAGGTGCTATCGGTGCTCTGGAACACTCCTATTCTTCTGTATATTTTCTTCCGGAAGCTTCTGAGGACTTTCTAGCCAGTACCATTCGTGATATTGCAGCTCATGAGTTTTTCCATATTCTAACACCGTTAGGACTACACTCTGAAGAAATCAGCAGTTTTGATTTTGAACACCCAAGAATGTCTAAACACCTTTGGCTCTACGAAGGAGTCACTGAATACTTTGCCCACCATGTTCAGGTTCAAGAAGGGTTAATCTCTACAGACGTCTTTTTCAGAGTTATCAAAAACAAAATAGAAACGGCTGCCAACCACTACAATGACTCCATTCCGTTTACTGACTTGAGCAAGTATTGTCTTGATAAATATGCTGATCAGTATGGAAACGTCTATGAAAAAGGTGCCCTGATTGCCATGTCTCTTGACATATTACTTCTTCACAAATCTGATGGACATTATTCACTAAGAGACCTAGTATTGGACCTTATTGACAGATATGGTAAAGACAAGCCTTTTCAAGACGATGACCTCTTTGAAGAAATAGCTAAAATCAGTGGCATTCCTGAAACCCGACCATTTTTCGCAAACTATGTCGAAGACAACCAGCCTCTTCCCCTTTCCGAAATATTGGCTTTGGCAGGTGTGGACTACTACAAGGAAAGAGAGGTTGAAGTTTATACATTAGGAAATGTGGATATTGACCTAACTGAAGAAGGAAAACTGATAGTGACAGGTATAAATGAACTTGATAGGTTTGGTAAAAAGCTTGGCTACGAAAAAGATGATATCATATTATCATTCAATGGTATTGACATCGATGCAGACAACGCAGGTGAGATGATACAGGACTTTAAGCAAAATGCACGAAAAGGTTCTAAGCTCGTCCTTAAAGTTCAGCGGAATGGCAAGACTAAAAAACTCAAGTCCAAAGTTAAGCCAATCAAAAAAGTCAGGCATGATGTATTTGAGCCAATGGACCGTCCAAAAAGACATCAGCAACTGGTTTTTGACGCATGGATAAACGGACTTTCTGATGATCGGTAATTCTTAAATATTGCTAATCACAATGGTGATTTGTTTTCTGCCACTATAAAATACTATTTTCGTGCTTTGGGTTTAACTCCTCTCCAGTCTCTTCTAAATGTTTAGAATATTCTCAAATTTGAAGAGTTGTATGCTTTGTCTTCTTCCTCAATTGGGAAACTTGACTTTACTTAAAACAAATTTTTGAATGCCATTAAAGCTACAATGGCTATAAAATCGACAATATATGAATTTGAAGCTTCGTAACCCTCTTGCCGTATTTGACTTGGAAACAACAGGAACCAATATTGTCAAAGACAGGATTGTGGAAATTTCTGTAGTCAAAATTATGGTGGATGGTGAAAAGAAAATAAAAACACTGAGGATTAATCCTACTATCCCTATTCCATTGGAAAGCAGCCTTATCCATGGTATTTATGATGAGGATATCAAGGATGCTCCAACTTTCAAACAAGTCGCCAAGGAAATTGCCGAATTCATGAAAGGTGCTGATCTGGCTGGTTTCAATGTGATGCGCTTTGACATTCCTGTATTAGTTGAGGAATTTTTGAGAGCAGGAATCAACTTTGATATCAGTAACAGGAAAGTTGTGGATGCCCAACGTATTTTTCATATGATGGAGCCAAGAACACTGACTGCCGCATACAAGTTCTACTGCAAAAAAGACCTTGAAGATGCTCACTCTGCGGAAGCGGACACAATGGCTACTTTTGAGGTACTGGACGCACAGGTTAAACACTATGAAGGTGCTACTATCAAGGATAAGGATGGCAAGGAATACCAACCTATTCACAATGATGTAGAAGTACTGCATAAACTCACACTGAGTAATGCTGTTGACTTTGCCAACCGTATGGTCTACAACAATGATGGCGTGGCTGTATTCAATTTTGGTAAGTATAAAAACCAATCTGTTCTGGAAGTCCTGAAAAAGGATCCTGCATATTATGACTGGATTCAGAACAATGACTTCCCTCTGAACACCAAACAAAAACTTACAGAGATCAAGCTTAGCATGTTTAATAACCGCTAAATCAAAAAAGGGGCAGTAAAGTAATATTACTGTCCCTTTTTATCTATCGCTCAACTGTTGTATCCCTTCTACAATTTCAAGCATTTCACTCAAAATCATCGCTGTTGCCCCCCACACCACCTTTCCATCTATATCAAAAGATGGTGCATTGAAACGCATTCCTCTTACATCAATTGTTGACATTTTTTTTGTCTCTGGATTCAATAAATGCCCTAAAGTCGTTTCTATTACCTCATCCACTTCTACAGGATCTAGCGTATATTCATTTCTTTTATTTGAATAGGCGATAACGGGAGTTACCAACATATTACTTGGCGGTATATAAAGGTCACTCAAAGTACCAAGTACTTCCGTTGGACGAACTTCTATACCAATTTCCTCATAACACTCACGCAATGCTGTAACTATCAATGATGGATCTTCAGGGTCTCTTTTTCCTCCGGGCAATGCCATTTGTCCTCCGTGTACTCCATCATACATAGGTCGCTGAATCAATGGAAAGCTAAAGTCATCTTCTCCAAAGTCTGATAATAGAATCAATACGGCAGATGGTCTTGCATCTGTTGGAGGCATTAAAGCCCCCCTTCTTTTTCTATTATCAGAAGCCATCTTGACGTGTGCCTCCATTCCTGGAAGCTCATCTCCACGTAAATAGAGCTTTAGTTTATCTATAAATTTATTTTCCATGCCAGATTATTTGAATAAATAATAAGAATAGCTATCTCCATTATAGAGTGCTATTTTTTTCAGTATTTTCTTCAAAGTACAGCTCCTCATTGATCATTGGTATCATAGCTAAAGCCACCGCCTGTGTGTAATAAGCAGTTCGGTCTACTGCCCCATTAGTCAACAAACCAACAGAACCACCCTGCTGTTTGGAGTTTTCCTTTTTAAAAACCATATCATCAGCCACTCCTAACTCTATTCCTTGATCAACCAAGTTTGACACTAAAGCAGGTAAGTAGAATGTGCCTGTTCTTGCTTTGGCATTTCGTCCATACTTGTCAATAATATAGATCCATGCAAACACTTCCATTTCACCATCCAACTTATCTACACCACCTTCAATACCAAACCAAAAGTCTGCATTAGGATTAACATTTTTCGCATTTTCGGCCCTGCAACGTGCGCCTTTCAATGTTTCTTCAGAAGTCATCGGTTGATCTGAAACACCTGATGGAACCGAAATACCATCCACCTCCAATTCGTAAGAAGGCATAACCATCTGAACACCTGTCAATGCAGCGTTTACCTTAACTGGGTTTTTAGAAGCTACGATAAGCTTAACTTTAGTCATCAGTCTTTAAAATAAAAATTAAACAAAAAACTCCTGTCCCTTTAATCAAGGACAGGAGTCTAAAAATAGTACTCTAAAACTAAAATCAGTAGAACTTTTTGTTACTGATATTGAATATATTCTTTTTCCTTTCTGTTCAGGAACTTATTCAGATTTACCAACAACCCCAATACAACCATCACCATTCCTCCAATTGCTGCACCAATCAGGAGCTGATACGGGTCATTTTTAAATGATGCATTTTTTGATGTAAAGCCACTTACAACCTGTAAAGGCTCTAAATTGACTAGCTCAAGCTCTACCTCCTGCAACTGCTCTAAAAGCTCCTTCTTTTCCTTAACTACATTCAAGTAAGTCTCTCCAGATGTCTTCACCTTATCACTACTCATAGGCATCAAGTATTGACCACCCATCAATGTCCCGTCTACCTGACCACTATTATCAGCCTGATCAGCTATCACTCCTTGTAAGGATGACTGAAGAACATTTAAATTATTGATTTCTTTCTGAATCGACTCTTTCTTACTTTTCAGATTATTGCTAGACAACTCAAGGCTCTTTTTCACATAACCATTACTAGTTACATAAGATACAATCCCCTGCTCTATTTGACCCAACGAATAGTTTTCAATTCCTGATTTCAGCCTAACTGCAAACATATCTTCATTTACCAATGCGTTTAACTTCAAGGTATCTATACTAAATTGAAGGTTTTCATTCGCACCAACGGACTTTTCCAACTCCTCAAAATCCGTTGATGAAAAAGCTTCGATTGCTTTTATTTGACTTGCTTGCTCAACTGGAATATTCAGTTTATTGGCTAACATTTCTTTGGACTTTTGAGTATCAGATCCACACAAACCATCTAGCCAATTGATATAGTTGACAAAACTTTCTCCTTTCAAATATTCTGACTTTACAACCATTGTACTTTCAGTCAGTCCAAAAGAATGGTAGACTTGGAATCCAATTCCAATAAGTCCTCCTGCCAATACACCAATCCCAATCCCTTTATACCACTGTTTTAAAAAAGCCCTAAATGCGATCAAAAAGACAACTATACCTCGACCTATCCGTTTTAAACCTTTTCCAATCAGATGAAACAGCTGTACCAAATCGATTTCATCTGATGAGTTTTGGTTTGGTTGATAATAATCCCCTTTCGTTTCTTTTTTTTCTATTTCAAAATCAGTTTTAAACTGGTTCATTCGATGTTTTTTTTGATGAAAGGCTGCAAAGCTAAATGAAAATGCTAAATGTTACAGCTCTAATTATTATATATCAAAGCTTAATGCTTACCATATTACAAAATCAAGCACCTCTCATGTTGATAATTACCTGTGATTTCCTAAACCAACTTTAATAGCAATTACCAATCCTAAACACTTAAATAAATGAATATCAACTCATTCATTTTTTTGATCTTTTGCTCTAAAAAGAGGGTTAATGATTTACCTAAACTAATGACACAAGAAGCAGGAGAAAAAGTTGGAGTACTTTTGAAATAAAAAACTGTCATTGGAGAAAATTCAAAAAAAATCATCATTGCTAATAAAATAAACCAGCAATTGCTAAATTTGGTGCTGACAGAGGAATTTATTGACTTTTTTTAAGGACAATCAAGATTAGAACTATATTTAGGGCATTGACAGTTAATGATATGCCGCTGCTACATGTAAAGTCATGGTTATCATTATGTCTTGATCCAAACTGAACTATTCAACGTTATGCTGAAACATCTGCTGATTAAAAACTATACGCTGATTGAGCATACAGAAATCTCACCTGCTGAAGGTCTTAACATGATTACAGGTGAAACTGGTGCAGGTAAATCAATTATGCTGGGTGCTTTAGGGTTACTGAAAGGGACTAGAGCTGACTCAAAGGTACTCTTTGATGAAAGTATGAAGTGTGTGATTGAGGGGGCATTCAACATACAAGAATACCATATGCGTGACTTATTCACAGATTTGGAACTTGATTATGAGAAAATCACCATCTTAAGAAGAGAAATAACACCTGCTGGAAAGTCTCGTGCCTTTATTAATGATACTCCTGTAAAGTTGGATGTACTCCGAAAAGTAAGTGAAAAACTGATGGATATCCATTCACAGCACGACACGTTACAACTCGGTTCCAACGCCTACCAACTTGGACTTATAGATATCTATGCCCAGAATACTTCTTTACTTCAGAAGTACCAGCAGCAATATACCAGTTATAAAAAAGCAGAAAATGCTTACAATCAACTGCTAGCTGAACACAACCAGATCAAGAATGAGTTTGAGTTCAATAGCCATATGCTGCAGGAACTGACAGATATGAATCTGGATGACATTGAGCAAACCAGCATGGAAGAGGAGCTAGAAATGCTTGAGAATGCTGAGAACATTAAATCCAGCTTGAATACTGCTTTAGAGTTCTTGAGTCGTGCTGACTTCTCTGCTGAAAGCAGTCTAAAAAGCGTCATCGGTACCTTGGGGCATATTTCTTCTTTTTCATCTAAGTTAGAAGACCTTAAAAACAGAACTGACAGTTGCTTGATCGAACTGATGGATATTGTCTATGAAATCGAGAAAGAAGACAGTGACTTGTTTTTTGATTTTGAAAGAATCGAATCCATCAAAGATCAACTCAACACATTATATTCTTTACAGAAAAAACATCACGTCAACACGCTTGAAGAGTTGCGTGAAGTAAGGGATGAGCTTCAGCGAAAAGTAGACAAGGTCATCAGTTTTGATGATGAGTTACTTGAGGCTGAAACGCAAAAGAAAGCGCTTTGGGAGACTATGATGGAAGTTGGTAAAGAGCTATCTGCAGTCAGAATTCAAACGATCCCTAAAATTGAAACATCTCTCAATAGCCTGCTAGACAGTTTGGGTATGCCAAACGCTAAAGTAGTCGTTGAGCGTCGTGAACAAGAACCTACTGCTTCAGGTATTGATGAAGTCAGTGTTTTATTTAGTGCCAATAAGGGGCGTGAACCGCAGCCATTGAAAGAGGTGGCTTCTGGTGGTGAATTCTCTCGACTGATGTTAGCTGTCAAATACATCCTTGCCAGTAAAACTTCACTTCCTACCATCATTTTTGATGAGATCGATACAGGTATTTCGGGTGAAATTGCCATCAAGGTTGGTCAGATCATGAAAGATATGGGTAAATCCCATCAGGTAATTACCATCAGTCACTTACCTCAGATCGCAGCACTTGGTGAAAAGCATTACTATGTATACAAGGACAACTCATCAGAGAAAACCATTAGCCGTATGAGGGCTCTCAATGATGATGAGCGTCTTCATGAAATTGCGCAGATGATTGGAGGTGCCAATCCAAGCGAAATGGCACTCAACAGTGCACGTGAATTGATTGAAGCAGGAGCTTAACACTTGCATAAGTCAAATGAATGATAACAAAAGTCCTAATAACACCTCAGTTATTAGGGCTTTTTTTATGTTCCTGCTAAGCAAAATCAGAACTCTTTGTTACTTTTGCCTCCTGTAGTCTGAAGGCTAATATTCGGACATTACGACTTTATACAACGAACCAACCATTGGAAAGATGAAGGCTATCAAAAACACAGATTTCAATTTTGAAAATGCTACAGGTGTTTACCATGGAAAAGTAAGAGATGTTTATTCATTTGGCGATAAATTGGCTATGATTGCCAGTGACCGTATCTCTGCTTTTGATGTAGTGCTAAAAAGAGCAATCCCATATAAAGGTCAGGTGCTAAACCAAATTGCATCTAAATTTTTGGAAATGACTGCCGACATCGTTCCAAACTGGGTTGAAGCTGTTCCGCATCCAAATGTAACAGTAGGTGTTAAATGCGAAACTTACCCTGTGGAAATGGTGATCAGAGGATACTTGGCAGGTCACGCATGGAGAGAATACCGTGATGGCAAGCGTACCCTTTGTGGTGTAGCCCTTCCTGAAGGACTAAAAGAAAATGACAAACTTCCTGAGCCTATTATTACACCTACAACAAAAGCTCACGAAGGTCATGACGAAGATATTTCAAGAGAAGAGATTCTTTCACAAGGATTGGTTTCTGAAGAGGAATACACACAACTTGAAGCTTATACTCGCGCCCTATTCCAAAGAGGTTCGGAGCATGCTGCAAGTCGTGGACTTATATTGGTTGATACCAAATATGAATTTGGAAGTGCAGACGGCAAAATCTATCTGATAGACGAAATTCACACACCTGACTCTTCTCGTTATTTCTATGCAGAAGGCTACAGTGAAAGACAGGAAAAAGGTGAAGCCCAAAAGCAGTTATCCAAAGAATTTGTCAGACAATGGCTAATTGAAAATGGTTTTCAAGGAAAAGACGGACAGGTACAACCAGAAATGTCTGATGAATTTGTTGACTCTGTAACTAACCGTTATATTGAGTTATACGAACATATCATCGGAGAAGCTTTCGAACGCACTTCATATGAAAACCGTGAACAACAAATTGAAGCTTCTATCCGTAATTACTTTACCAAATAATTAGAAGGTAAGTCATTAAACAAGGATAAGGCAGTTTCGTTGTTTATTTGTATTTTTAGGGAATAGTTCCCTAACTTGTTTTCATGAACGGGCAACTTTGATAGCTTAGTTGCCAATCAAAACAGAAGAAAACGTAATCACATGAAATACTCAATTGATAAGGCGGAAAAGTATACAATCTTGACGCCAGAAGTAGAAAAACTAGATTCACTAAAAGCACCTCAGCTGAAGACTGAATTTATTACACTCTTTCAGGCTGGCACCCAAAACTTGATCTTGGATCTTTCCCAAGTAAAATACGTAGACTCATCTGG
This portion of the Limibacter armeniacum genome encodes:
- the recN gene encoding DNA repair protein RecN gives rise to the protein MLKHLLIKNYTLIEHTEISPAEGLNMITGETGAGKSIMLGALGLLKGTRADSKVLFDESMKCVIEGAFNIQEYHMRDLFTDLELDYEKITILRREITPAGKSRAFINDTPVKLDVLRKVSEKLMDIHSQHDTLQLGSNAYQLGLIDIYAQNTSLLQKYQQQYTSYKKAENAYNQLLAEHNQIKNEFEFNSHMLQELTDMNLDDIEQTSMEEELEMLENAENIKSSLNTALEFLSRADFSAESSLKSVIGTLGHISSFSSKLEDLKNRTDSCLIELMDIVYEIEKEDSDLFFDFERIESIKDQLNTLYSLQKKHHVNTLEELREVRDELQRKVDKVISFDDELLEAETQKKALWETMMEVGKELSAVRIQTIPKIETSLNSLLDSLGMPNAKVVVERREQEPTASGIDEVSVLFSANKGREPQPLKEVASGGEFSRLMLAVKYILASKTSLPTIIFDEIDTGISGEIAIKVGQIMKDMGKSHQVITISHLPQIAALGEKHYYVYKDNSSEKTISRMRALNDDERLHEIAQMIGGANPSEMALNSARELIEAGA
- a CDS encoding phosphoribosylaminoimidazolesuccinocarboxamide synthase: MKAIKNTDFNFENATGVYHGKVRDVYSFGDKLAMIASDRISAFDVVLKRAIPYKGQVLNQIASKFLEMTADIVPNWVEAVPHPNVTVGVKCETYPVEMVIRGYLAGHAWREYRDGKRTLCGVALPEGLKENDKLPEPIITPTTKAHEGHDEDISREEILSQGLVSEEEYTQLEAYTRALFQRGSEHAASRGLILVDTKYEFGSADGKIYLIDEIHTPDSSRYFYAEGYSERQEKGEAQKQLSKEFVRQWLIENGFQGKDGQVQPEMSDEFVDSVTNRYIELYEHIIGEAFERTSYENREQQIEASIRNYFTK